In Primulina eburnea isolate SZY01 chromosome 14, ASM2296580v1, whole genome shotgun sequence, the following proteins share a genomic window:
- the LOC140812455 gene encoding uncharacterized protein yields the protein MNKLGRGYRAKNMGYASNELNGVGFGFNSPTLLVIRLPESRVLRIMSRSMFVAMVILALPTIGSMIRASSNGALYDKGGDSVIGGGFKILPILFRDLLDEGLIKKGHKGFILGAGMGETEDDLEFLKDAGIDLFTGFNLQLKKVVENRLFDFVFALSFDVIQVFDGVVKDGGLVISPLGDDYSSKLKFLRNYKIVYLKRFENTVTAMRKNRGSRDGRENTPVDQVLCGVTVDEKKAALEGLEDAYLEPPRHEALTRKSRFTSRKIKFLPDLLKDSLDKYPRRVFVSDDSSALDWFYKNYPMRDQEFEVYNLDIVSNSELAEGVLIQGTEVSTWLTKNIKRDDYVVMKAEADLVEEMLRDRTLYLVDELFLECKNQWQDRGVNGSKRAYWQCLALYGQVKDEGIAVHQWWS from the coding sequence ATGAATAAATTGGGTCGAGGGTACCGAGCTAAGAATATGGGGTATGCTTCGAATGAGCTGAATGGGGTTGGATTTGGGTTTAATTCTCCAACCCTTTTGGTAATCAGGCTACCTGAATCGCGGGTTTTGCGTATCATGTCAAGATCTATGTTCGTGGCTATGGTTATTCTGGCATTGCCCACGATTGGCTCTATGATCAGAGCCTCGTCCAATGGCGCTCTGTACGACAAGGGTGGCGATTCAGTCATCGGTGGTGGGTTCAAAATTCTGCCTATTTTGTTCCGTGATTTGTTGGACGAAGGCCTGATCAAGAAAGGCCACAAAGGTTTCATTTTGGGGGCTGGCATGGGTGAAACTGAAGATGATTTGGAGTTCTTGAAGGATGCTGGCATTGATTTGTTCACCGGATTTAATCTGCAGCTCAAAAAGGTTGTTGAAAACAGGCTGTTCGATTTCGTATTCGCCTTGAGTTTTGATGTGATTCAGGTGTTTGATGGTGTTGTAAAGGATGGCGGATTGGTGATCTCGCCGTTGGGCGATGACTACTCCAGCAAGCTaaaatttctaagaaattacaaGATTGTTTATCTAAAAAGGTTCGAGAACACTGTGACTGCGATGAGGAAAAACCGGGGATCGCGGGATGGAAGGGAAAATACCCCTGTGGATCAAGTGTTATGTGGCGTTACAGTGGATGAAAAGAAAGCTGCATTGGAGGGGTTAGAGGATGCATATCTCGAACCTCCTAGGCATGAAGCCTTGACAAGAAAATCAAGGTTTACATCACGAAAAATCAAGTTCCTTCCTGATCTTTTGAAAGATTCGTTGGATAAATACCCCCGTCGAGTTTTCGTCTCGGATGACTCAAGTGCACTTGACTGGTTTTACAAGAACTATCCCATGAGGGATCAAGAATTCGAAGTTTATAACTTGGATATCGTGAGTAACAGTGAATTAGCTGAAGGTGTACTCATTCAAGGAACGGAGGTATCAACCTGGTTAACGAAGAACATAAAACGCGATGACTACGTCGTGATGAAAGCCGAGGCAGATTTGGTGGAGGAGATGCTCAGAGATAGGACATTGTATCTTGTGGATGAATTGTTCTTGGAGTGCAAGAATCAATGGCAAGATCGAGGAGTGAATGGGAGCAAGAGGGCATATTGGCAGTGTTTAGCATTGTATGGTCAAGTGAAGGATGAGGGGATTGCAGTACACCAATGGTGGAGCTAA
- the LOC140813255 gene encoding beta carbonic anhydrase 5, chloroplastic-like isoform X1 has translation MAKALFHSSPLSSSSSEDISMIPAKASTIFGTHLRSSEIEQTHLRFPDSFKNPTLRLNALMESPVLTSGIRDKSAVVSDKALNQFKELRNRFLGFKKEKYLQNLEHYQSLSQSQAPKFMVIACADSRVCPTSILGFEPGEAFVVRNVANLVPPHENGPSETNAALEFAVTSLEVENILVVGHSCCGGIKALMSYQDEINSNSSSFIKNWVIVGKAAKLKTKAAASNLDFDQQCRHCEKESINRSLMNLLSYPWIEERVKNGMLSIHGGYYDFIDCTFEKWTLDYKGSSSKADGGYSIGNREFWS, from the exons ATGGCTAAGGCACTGTTCCATTCGTCACCACTGTCTTCTTCCTCTTCTGAGGACATCTCCATGATTCCAGCAAAGGCCTCCACT ATCTTTGGTACACACTTGAGATCTTCGGAAATTGAGCAGACCCATTTGAGATTTCCGGATTCTTTCAA GAATCCAACACTCCGATTGAATGCTTTAATGGAGTCTCCAGTCTTAACTTCGGGGATCAGGGATAAAAGTGCAGTAGTGAGCGACAAGGCACTCAATcaattcaaggagttgagaaATCGATTTCTTGGTTTCAAAAAAGAGAAATACTT GCAAAACTTAGAACATTACCAAAGCCTTTCCCAAAGCCAAGCACCTAAG TTCATGGTGATTGCATGTGCGGACTCACGAGTTTGCCCCACCAGCATTCTAGGATTTGAACCAGGAGAAGCTTTCGTGGTTCGCAATGTGGCAAACTTGGTGCCCCCTCACGAG AATGGACCTTCAGAGACAAATGCTGCCCTTGAATTTGCTGTTACTTCTCTTGAA GTTGAAAATATACTAGTTGTTGGCCACAGCTGCTGTGGAGGAATAAAAGCCTTAATGAGCTATCAAGATGAAATAAATAGTAATTCGAG TAGCTTCATTAAAAATTGGGTGATTGTCGGAAAGGCAGCAAAGTTGAAAACAAAAGCTGCAGCTTCAAACCTCGACTTTGATCAGCAATGCAGACACTGTGAAAAG GAATCGATTAACAGGTCGTTGATGAACTTACTCAGTTATCCATGGATAGAAGAACGGGTGAAAAATGGGATGCTTTCGATTCATGGTGGCTACTATGACTTCATCGATTGTACGTTTGAAAAGTGGACCCTTGACTACaagggaagcagttcaaaagCCGATGGGGGTTACTCCATTGGCAACCGAGAATTTTGGAGCTGA
- the LOC140813255 gene encoding beta carbonic anhydrase 5, chloroplastic-like isoform X3, translating to MESPVLTSGIRDKSAVVSDKALNQFKELRNRFLGFKKEKYLQNLEHYQSLSQSQAPKFMVIACADSRVCPTSILGFEPGEAFVVRNVANLVPPHENGPSETNAALEFAVTSLEVENILVVGHSCCGGIKALMSYQDEINSNSSSFIKNWVIVGKAAKLKTKAAASNLDFDQQCRHCEKESINRSLMNLLSYPWIEERVKNGMLSIHGGYYDFIDCTFEKWTLDYKGSSSKADGGYSIGNREFWS from the exons ATGGAGTCTCCAGTCTTAACTTCGGGGATCAGGGATAAAAGTGCAGTAGTGAGCGACAAGGCACTCAATcaattcaaggagttgagaaATCGATTTCTTGGTTTCAAAAAAGAGAAATACTT GCAAAACTTAGAACATTACCAAAGCCTTTCCCAAAGCCAAGCACCTAAG TTCATGGTGATTGCATGTGCGGACTCACGAGTTTGCCCCACCAGCATTCTAGGATTTGAACCAGGAGAAGCTTTCGTGGTTCGCAATGTGGCAAACTTGGTGCCCCCTCACGAG AATGGACCTTCAGAGACAAATGCTGCCCTTGAATTTGCTGTTACTTCTCTTGAA GTTGAAAATATACTAGTTGTTGGCCACAGCTGCTGTGGAGGAATAAAAGCCTTAATGAGCTATCAAGATGAAATAAATAGTAATTCGAG TAGCTTCATTAAAAATTGGGTGATTGTCGGAAAGGCAGCAAAGTTGAAAACAAAAGCTGCAGCTTCAAACCTCGACTTTGATCAGCAATGCAGACACTGTGAAAAG GAATCGATTAACAGGTCGTTGATGAACTTACTCAGTTATCCATGGATAGAAGAACGGGTGAAAAATGGGATGCTTTCGATTCATGGTGGCTACTATGACTTCATCGATTGTACGTTTGAAAAGTGGACCCTTGACTACaagggaagcagttcaaaagCCGATGGGGGTTACTCCATTGGCAACCGAGAATTTTGGAGCTGA
- the LOC140813255 gene encoding beta carbonic anhydrase 5, chloroplastic-like isoform X2: MAKALFHSSPLSSSSSEDISMIPAKASTIFGTHLRSSEIEQTHLRFPDSFKNPTLRLNALMESPVLTSGIRDKSAVVSDKALNQFKELRNRFLGFKKEKYLQNLEHYQSLSQSQAPKFMVIACADSRVCPTSILGFEPGEAFVVRNVANLVPPHENGPSETNAALEFAVTSLEVENILVVGHSCCGGIKALMSYQDEINSNSSFIKNWVIVGKAAKLKTKAAASNLDFDQQCRHCEKESINRSLMNLLSYPWIEERVKNGMLSIHGGYYDFIDCTFEKWTLDYKGSSSKADGGYSIGNREFWS; encoded by the exons ATGGCTAAGGCACTGTTCCATTCGTCACCACTGTCTTCTTCCTCTTCTGAGGACATCTCCATGATTCCAGCAAAGGCCTCCACT ATCTTTGGTACACACTTGAGATCTTCGGAAATTGAGCAGACCCATTTGAGATTTCCGGATTCTTTCAA GAATCCAACACTCCGATTGAATGCTTTAATGGAGTCTCCAGTCTTAACTTCGGGGATCAGGGATAAAAGTGCAGTAGTGAGCGACAAGGCACTCAATcaattcaaggagttgagaaATCGATTTCTTGGTTTCAAAAAAGAGAAATACTT GCAAAACTTAGAACATTACCAAAGCCTTTCCCAAAGCCAAGCACCTAAG TTCATGGTGATTGCATGTGCGGACTCACGAGTTTGCCCCACCAGCATTCTAGGATTTGAACCAGGAGAAGCTTTCGTGGTTCGCAATGTGGCAAACTTGGTGCCCCCTCACGAG AATGGACCTTCAGAGACAAATGCTGCCCTTGAATTTGCTGTTACTTCTCTTGAA GTTGAAAATATACTAGTTGTTGGCCACAGCTGCTGTGGAGGAATAAAAGCCTTAATGAGCTATCAAGATGAAATAAATAGTAATTCGAG CTTCATTAAAAATTGGGTGATTGTCGGAAAGGCAGCAAAGTTGAAAACAAAAGCTGCAGCTTCAAACCTCGACTTTGATCAGCAATGCAGACACTGTGAAAAG GAATCGATTAACAGGTCGTTGATGAACTTACTCAGTTATCCATGGATAGAAGAACGGGTGAAAAATGGGATGCTTTCGATTCATGGTGGCTACTATGACTTCATCGATTGTACGTTTGAAAAGTGGACCCTTGACTACaagggaagcagttcaaaagCCGATGGGGGTTACTCCATTGGCAACCGAGAATTTTGGAGCTGA
- the LOC140813264 gene encoding root phototropism protein 3-like, giving the protein MWDAEAEFEPDRHHRNEVLSTSNTGVKIDGFVQKGQSWYVATDIPSDLLVQIGDISFHLHKYPFITRSGTMNRIIYKSCGETMNKIVLDDIPGGPGSFELAAKFCYGIAVDLTANNISSLRCAAEYLEMTEDLEEGNLIFKTEAFLNYVVLSSWRDSIIVLKNCEILSPWAGNLQIVRRCSESIAWKACANPKGVKWQYTRKHPRSVSSLKWNETKDSSPSRNTQVPPDWWIEDVSILRIDHFVRVINAIKVKGMRHELIGAAIVQYSAKWLPCTIQENPVSRSGGNGSSSNWKDGLLHMIVSGSRDSIAPSQAKDQRMILESLTSIIPPQRDSVSCSFLLRMLQLANMSNMAPALVTELEKRVGMQLEEAALVDLLIPSYYNKNETVYDVDLVRRLLEHFLVQEQTESSSPNQGSFTEIKILDSARPVSNYNAKMRVAKLVDSYLTEVSRDRNMSLSKFQVLAEALPESSRMCHDGLYRAVDSFLKAHPTMTEHERKRLCRIMDCKKLSVDACMHAAQNERLPIRVVLQVLFSEHVKLSNAVSKNNSKESPEANVYKPLMISNGKTLLEGTPQSFQEDWATAKKDLNTLKFELESVKSQYLELEKNMEMLQRKFDKGSKTKQTTTWTTGWKKLRMLAKMTENNDPRSQVPNEEQAKKATRRWRNSIS; this is encoded by the exons ATGTGGGATGCTGAAGCCGAATTCGAACCCGATCGTCATCATCGAAATGAAGTCCTTTCGACTAGCAATACAGGAGTGAAGATTGATGGATTTGTGCAAAAAGGCCAGTCTTG GTACGTTGCAACTGATATTCCCAGTGATCTTTTAGTCCAGATTGGAGATATCAGTTTCCATTTACACAAG TATCCTTTTATTACAAGAAGTGGGACAATGAACAGAATCATATATAAATCATGCGGCGAAACCATGAACAAGATAGTTCTTGACGACATTCCAGGAGGGCCCGGATCTTTCGAACTTGCAGCAAAATTCTGCTACGGAATAGCAGTAGATTTAACCGCGAATAATATATCCAGCCTAAGATGCGCGGCCGAGTACTTAGAAATGACAGAAGATCTGGAAGAAGGCAATCTCATATTCAAGACCGAAGCTTTTCTCAACTATGTGGTTCTATCTTCTTGGAGGGATTCAATAATAGTATTGAAAAATTGCGAAATTCTCTCCCCTTGGGCCGGAAATCTCCAAATTGTTCGAAGATGTAGCGAATCCATCGCGTGGAAAGCTTGTGCAAATCCTAAAGGTGTTAAATGGCAGTATACCAGGAAACATCCTAGATCAGTTTCCAGTCTGAAATGGAATGAGACTAAAGATTCGAGCCCGAGTAGGAACACGCAAGTGCCGCCGGATTGGTGGATCGAGGACGTGTCGATACTGAGGATCGATCATTTTGTTCGTGTAATAAATGCGATTAAGGTAAAGGGTATGAGGCATGAGTTGATTGGAGCTGCTATAGTGCAATATTCCGCCAAATGGCTGCCTTGTACGATTCAAGAGAATCCGGTTTCGAGGTCCGGGGGCAATGGCAGTAGCAGCAACTGGAAAGACGGGTTACTACACATGATAGTTTCGGGTTCGAGAGACAGTATAGCACCAAGTCAGGCTAAGGATCAGAGAATGATTCTTGAAAGTCTGACAAGTATTATTCCACCACAGAGAGACAGTGTTTCCTGCAGCTTCCTTCTCCGGATGCTTCAATTGGCAAACATGTCCAACATGGCTCCGGCATTGGTGACCGAACTGGAAAAGCGTGTCGGTATGCAGCTCGAAGAAGCAGCATTGGTCGATCTGCTGATACCTAGTTATTACAACAAGAATGAGACAGTTTACGATGTCGACCTTGTTCGGAGGCTTTTGGAGCATTTTCTTGTTCAAGAACAGACGGAAAGCTCAAGCCCAAATCAAGGTTCGTTTacagaaattaaaattttagattCGGCTCGACCAGTGAGTAATTATAATGCCAAGATGAGGGTCGCAAAGCTCGTCGACAGTTATCTTACAGAGGTCTCGAGAGACAGGAATATGTCACTGTCCAAATTCCAGGTCCTGGCCGAGGCCCTGCCCGAGTCATCAAGAATGTGCCACGATGGATTGTACCGAGCAGTCGACTCCTTTCTTAAG GCGCATCCAACAATGACGGAGCACGAAAGGAAGAGGCTCTGCCGGATAATGGACTGCAAGAAACTCTCCGTCGATGCATGCATGCACGCCGCGCAAAACGAGAGACTCCCCATCAGAGTCGTGCTGCAAGTCCTCTTCTCCGAGCATGTGAAGCTAAGCAACGCCGTATCCAAAAACAATTCAAAAGAATCCCCGGAAGCCAACGTCTACAAGCCCTTGATGATCTCGAACGGAAAAACACTACTCGAAGGAACTCCACAGTCGTTTCAAGAGGACTGGGCGACGGCGAAAAAGGACTTAAATACTCTAAAATTCGAACTCGAAAGTGTTAAGAGTCAGTATCTTGAACTCGAGAAGAATATGGAAATGCTACAAAGAAAGTTCGATAAGGGGAGTAAAACGAAGCAAACAACAACTTGGACCACAGGGTGGAAGAAGCTGAGAATGTTAGCTAAGATGACAGAAAATAATGACCCGAGGTCTCAGGTGCCGAATGAAGAACAGGCTAAAAAGGCAACAAGAAGATGGAGGAATTCGATTTCTTGA
- the LOC140811707 gene encoding LOW QUALITY PROTEIN: serine/threonine-protein kinase PEPKR2-like (The sequence of the model RefSeq protein was modified relative to this genomic sequence to represent the inferred CDS: deleted 1 base in 1 codon): MDFLGKKRKGVEISAECEKVSEEQAHLAILWSHLSLEDYSRRKKKCKEVVVSKIVDSSRSVVNVVATAPACGTSSLEHPGRGLKRKIGCIDSSTRLGRKKKIDQDYELAETLGKGKFGSVLLCRSKATGEEFACKILRKGEEIVHREVEIMQHLSGHPSVVTLKAVYEDAESFHLVMELCSGGRLLDQMAKCGLYSEQKAANIIKELMLAVRYCHEMGVVHRDIKPENILLTTSGQVKLADFGLAVRILDGVSLTGVVVSPAYVAPEVLLGDYSEKVDIWSAGIQLHALLVGMLPFKGDSLETMFEAIKKEKLDFSGGIWETISQPARDLLSGMLTRSISTRFTANEVLRHPWISFYTEPMINTLTLKTKIKNHSRSTSRHLTSDRLESERERIISFNTLSDDSNPALASGSSTEIGEDDDGLVDVLAAAISHVRISEPKRSRICSPSRPIQQECSSNLKSSNLCKAF, encoded by the exons ATGGATTTCCTTGGGAAGAAGAGGAAAGGGGTCGAGATCTCAGCAGAATGTGAAAAGGTTTCTGAGGAACAAGCGCATTTGGCAATTCTTTGGTCACATTTGTCACTGGAAGATTATTCGAGAAGGAAAAAGAAGTGCAAGGAAGTAGTTGTCTCCAAAATTGTTGATTCAAGTCGAAGTGTTGTTAATGTAGTCGCCACTGCTCCAGCATGTGGGACATCAAGTTTGGAACATCCAGGTAGAGGTCTTAAGAGGAAGATTGGATGCATTGATTCATCAACTCGATTGGGTAGGAAGAAGAAGATTGACCAGGACTATGAATTGGCTGAAACATTAGGAAAGGGAAAGTTTGGGTCGGTGTTGTTGTGTAGGAGCAAGGCCACTGGGGAGGAGTTTGCTTGCAAGATTTTGCGTAAAGGGGAGGAGATTGTGCATCGGGAAGTGGAGATAATGCAGCATCTTTCGGGTCATCCCAGTGTTGTGACATTGAAAGCAGTATATGAAGATGCTGAATCTTTCCATCTAGTAATGGAACTTTGCTCTGGGGGACGTTTACTTGATCAGATGGCAAAATGTGGCTTGTATTCTGAGCAGAAGGCTGCTAACATAATAAAGGAACTGATGCTGGCCGTAAGATACTGCCATGAGATGGGGGTTGTTCACAGGGATATAAAGCCTGAGAATATCCTTCTAACAACTTCTGGACAAGTGAAACTCGCGGACTTTGGATTAGCTGTCAGAATTTTGGACG GTGTGAGCTTGACTGGAGTAGTTGTAAGTCCTGCCTATGTTGCTCCAGAAGTTCTCTTGGGTGATTACTCAGAGAAGGTTGATATCTGGAGTGCTGGCATCCAGCTTCACGCGCTTTTGGTTGGTATGCTTCCATTTAAAGGAGATTCCTTGGAAACTATGTTCGAGGCTATCAAGAAAGAAAAACTAGATTTTAGTGGTGGTATATGGGAAACAATATCTCAACCTGCTCGGGATCTGCTCTCTGGAATGTTGACACGAAGTATTTCGACGAGGTTCACTGCAAATGAAGTCTTAA GACATCCGTGGATTTCATTCTACACAGAACCGATGATTAACACCCTAACTCTCAAAACAAAGATAAAGAACCATTCAAGATCCACTTCGAGACATCTAACATCCGATAGACTAGAGTCCGAGAGAGAGCGAATAATCTCCTTCAACACTCTTAGTGACGACTCTAATCCCGCTTTAGCTTCTGGTAGTTCTACTGAAATAGGTGAAGATGACGATGGACTGGTTGAC GTTCTAGCAGCGGCAATTTCACATGTTCGAATATCTGAGCCAAAAAGAAGCAGGATATGCAGCCCCTCGAGACCCATCCAGCAGGAGTGTTCCTCTAACTTGAAGAGTAGCAATCTCTGTAAAGCATTTTGA